TACAGTTTGCCCCAAGGGAAACCACAGAGGGAGATGGAGGCAGGTGCTGCCGTGTCACTGTCGCATGATTAGACTTTTGTTATACAGCAGGGTAAGTGGCTGCAATTTATCTTATAACATCGTCCATATTGATGCCCATTAACAGCatcctctgggcagctcacaagcAGGAAAACATGAAAATATATAAAGAAGCCCAGAACAATAAATCAAACCAGAAAACAAATCCCAGCATAAGGGTTCCTGGCGATGCTCTGAGCAGGGGATTTGATTGCATGTGGGCCTCAAGAGAAGGAACAGCCACACCAAGCCTCCATTAACCTGGAACAACTTACTgagggcaagagctgtttgaaagtggaacggactcccttggactttttttttaagggggtgcGAGGTCATGTGTCAGTGCCGGGGTGGCTTGCCCATGGCTGCTGGGTGTTCACTGACTCTTCTGCAACACAGGAAATGATACTGAAGAAGAGAtcctctgggcatgcacagagtgACTCCTATCCCACGCAGCTAGTAGCAAGCCACCAGATTGGCAGTTATTTGAGCAGTAGCCCACCTTTCAGCCCCAGAGGGGAGCATTCAAGATGGTTTGGGAgtacagttgggggggggagtgtctcaCAACTGCTTGGGAGTTGCAGGACCAGATCCTGAagcctcctttcctctctctctctccccccaatgCCAGAAAGACTCTCCTCTTTCATCGTGAGAGCTGGTTGGATTATGACCTGAGAGGCCtggattcgaatccccactcagaaaGGAAGCTAACCAGGTGACAATGGGCCCTTcaacatctctcagcctaacctacttcacagggttgttgtggagatgaaatggggaggaggagaaccaggtACAACATCACCTTacgctcctggggggggggaatggtatattaatgtaataaataaatgtgccaaGCAAATAAGACTTGGGGGGAGTGAGGACTAAAATAGCTAGTGGAAGGGGCCTTGAAAGAGATGGTTGCCACTCTGCACATACCCAGAAGCAGCTTGTGCCACAGCAGAAGTTAAGCCCTAATCAAGTCTGAGCAGCCACTGAGGGTTTGATTTCAGCCTCCGCTGTTGCAAGTGATGAAGAGTGCCCATGAGCATACCCAGAGTGCTCCCCGCTCCCCCGAATCTCACTGTCAGAAAGAGTCTCCTCCATCATATTGCAAGTAAACAAGCCTTGCGGGGAATGAGGACTAAACCAGCCATTGGAGGGCACTTGTCGGTTCGTGTGGAAACAGGACGGAGCTTTGCAAGGGCTGCgcacatgcccagaggcaccTTGTGCCACAGCAGGAGGCTTGCGCAGCGACGGCGTTCTAAAAGCGGCGAAGAGCGCCCCCTCGAGCATACCCAGATCGCCTCCCGACCCCTACTCACGCGTTCGCTTGGTGGCGACGCGGCCCTTGACGCGCCGGAGCTCGAGGGCGCCGTCGGGCCGGCCGGGAGCGAAGACGGCCGTGTGGATCTCCATAGAGCAGGCGCCCTCGACTTCGAAGACCTCGCGGAGCAGCTCCTCGAGGCGAATCAGGGCTTCGTACTCCTCCTCGGGCCGCGGCTGCACAATCACGCCCACCAGGGCGGCCGGCGCGCCGCGGCTCTGGTCCCGCACGCCCTGCAGTACCTCCCGCAGCCGCGCCGCCCGCTCCCGCAGCGACGCCGCCCGGCACAGGAAGAAAGTCAGCTGCCCCGACGGCGCGACCGAGGAAGTGCAGGGCGGCGACTGAGtgcctagctgctgctgctgctgctgcgccttcGCGGTGGGCTCGGCACCAGGGGCCTCTTGGGAGCCGCCACCCGTTGTGGGCAGCACGTGGTGCGCGAAGGAGCTGAGGACCTGCTGGCCGCTCTCGGCCCCCCACGGCTCGCCGGCCAGGAGCACCACTTGCGTTCGCTGCACCACCGCGCCCCCGGGTTCGCCCTCGCACGGGTCCTGGTGGGCGTCGGTCCGCCGCCCTCCGCCCCGCTGCTCTTTCCTCTCCATTCCGCCCGGCTCCAGCTGCTGGTGGCGCCTCCCGACGGGACGGGCGCCACTCGCACAGTGTCACAATCCCTCCTCGCGTAAggggcccttgctgctgccactgctgctgcgtgTGCCCACGAAACGCCGCGCGCTTGGTCTTGGCTGCCCGTGCGCCCTGGGCGCACCGGCTAGATGTGTGCGCCCTGGGCGCATTTGGCGAGCCCCCTGTTCTTCGGAGTGCCCAAGCAAGCGTGCAAGAATTTTGGCCACGGTTGTTGCCTCCTCAAAAGCTTTCGAGGCTTGGAGAGAGAAGCGACCGGGACGAAGAATGTGGAAGTCAGCCTCTTTGGCACCAGGTCCATTTGGGAAGGCACGGCTCTCCGCTCTCATTCTATTGCTCGTGGCCTTTCGCGAAAGAAACGACGACAACTCTTTAACTGACACTACTCAATGCAGGCATGTTTACTCGAAAGAAAGCCCTACAGAGCCCAGTAGTTCAGGTACTGGGGATCTCAAAACTGGATTACTGCACTGCgttctgtgtggggcttcccttgtgcttcaTGATCCAGAAGCTCTAGTGATTGCAAAATGCTACAGCAGAGTTGCCGACAggagaaacatttttgtttaggcaaaccaATCCAGGCACATAATTGTCAATGTGGTTTAATCTCTTTAactcttaatttatttttaaaggtgtcgtttcttttattgataattttattttttcttgtaaACCATTAAGAGGTTTtgctacaatcaagcagtatataaattttgcaaAATAAACATTATTACATTTGCTCCCAAGTGTGTTTACCATGGCAGACTATATGGGTTGTTCCTGATGGTTGGGCGGGATTCagccacatactggcaaattcatgTTATGCAATAGAAGTTGATTTGGAGCTCATGTGTGACAaaccacctgcctccttccctctcaaaaaaagtaatgggaaaatgcactggaaaggatGCATTTTTTCCCAATCCTGTAAACTTTgttcaaacaaataaaaacctaATATGGGcctcttggatcaggccaaaaggagGTCCGTCTAGTCCTGCATCCTATtgtcacagcggccaaccagatccctTTAGGAAATTTGCAAGCAAGGCTTGAGCACCAACACTTCCCctttcctgcggtttccagcaactgatgttcagaaGTTTTGCTGCCTCAGAATccaaatgaatgctcagtaaaatgGCCGTCTGAAAGAAACCTTTGCAAGGAGGTTGCAGCTTCTCCTGTTTGAGCATATACTCTGGTTTGTGGAGAGGTCAGATGATGCTCCGTTCTGCACTTTCCAGCACACACTCCTCATCATTTCCCTTTACTGCAAAAAATCCAATGTTATGTGCACCTCAATTTCCAAGCAACAAGATAATCCAGGGGTTCCTCCTGTGCATGCTcatgggtttggtttccttggaatgaatcTCAGTGGAGACTGCTGTCTTAAGAGTATAtgactttatttacacatatattgtttcattatttcgttgcatttatatcccacctttttctttaaggagctcaaggtgacgtaTACAAGGTTCTCTCCCTCTCATTTACTTCCCACAATGGCCCTCTGACGTAGGTTAAGctgagtgtcagggactggcagggctctgaagtgtgtgtggtggaggcaggaaaccaggacaGTGACCCAGGAGATAGGGACAGCAATTTAGGGGGTTTGGTGCCAcctgcaaggcaggagccagggcagcaggaggagaaaagggcCTTCTTTGGctgagcaggcagggagggaacatgacactgagaggcagtgactggcccttaAGGGTccctcagtgagtttcatggccaaatggagaattgaaccctggtctctcccaggccacAGTGTAAGCACTACACCAAAGTGGCTGTATCCAACCTGGACAGAtcccacctggagtactgtatctcgttctgggtgccacattttaagaaggatgttaaTGAGCTGttatgtgtgcagaggaggggaaccaggatgatcaaggagctgcctatgtttagcctggaaaagaggaaactgagaagagatatgatagccatcttctaatatctcaagggctgtcacatggaagatggagcaagcttgattACTCCTACTCTAGAAGGTGGGACTTGAACCAAtttcttcaagttacaaggaagtagattctgactaaacatctttctgacagcaagagctgtttgccagttgaacggactcccttgggaggtggtggactctccttccttggaggtttttaagcagaggttggatggccatctgttcttTAGCcatgactcctgcattgcaaggggtcagTCTATATGAGCACAGGCTAGAGGGGCTCACAGCAATAACACTTCAGTAGTCCTTGCCTCCCCATTAGGGTCCTAGGGAAGCCCCAAGCCACAGctttgggtccagcacagagcaagacaagcCTCTGtgcctccagcttccagcatcagccgCAAACATTCCAAACCTAGCTCTCCTGGACCCCCTCTGGGACTCGGTTGTAGCTGCTGCCACTGGCCTTCTGATGAACCATTCACATGTGGAGCTGAAAGCCCCGGGCTGTGATGCATCCCCCTGGGATGAAGTGAGTGGGTGCTATGCTCCTGAGCTGTGTGAGGGAGGGGCTGCTGCAGGCTCTGCCTGCTTCTGTGTGGGTGGGCATTGTGACATCGGCAGGCCATGTGGTCTGGAAGCCCTTCAAGGTTTAGCTAAAGGCAGGCGGCCACGGACTCCATGCTGGCAGGACATGACCAAGGAGGGGAAGGGCTCCGAGCAGCTTCCCGAAGCAATATGCATCGCAGGGCCCGGGAGCAAGGTCGCCAAGGACCTCCAGGTCCTGGTGAAGAAGGTGGCGGGCCAGCCTGAGGTCCTGCTCATTGGGGAGACGCTGGAAGGCAAGGACATCCACGGGATGATGGACACCTTCGTCAAGGACCTCTTTACCACCAACTGCTTCCCCATCCACCCTGGAGATTCCCTGAAGGAGCCCTTGGCTGCCACCACCTGCAATATCGGGGGCACGCCATGCCAGCTGATCTTCTTCCTCTGCCGGGCTTCCTGCCTCCAGGGAAAGCAGAAGGAACTCCGCAGGGTCATCAAGGAGGTGAAGAAGTTTGTTGAGAAGTCCCCCTGTGCCCTGGTGGGCGTCGTCATGGACCCCAAGACTTCGGAGGCGGAGGCCGCCCGCGACCAGCTGCTGCGCATGCTCCGGGGCGCCTTCCCCAAGGGGTCTGCGCAGAAGCAGAGCAAGGCTGGAAAGGCTGCGGAGGAGGTCAAGAACGGCCCGATGGAGCTGGAGGATGTGGAAGTGGAAGCGGAGATCTACACCCCAGGCCACCCGCGGGGGAACCTGGCCATCGTGAAGGCAGCTTGCAGGGCTTCTGAAGCCCTGATCAAATCCAAAGGTGTGAGGCTCCCGGTTCTGGCACAGGGGTTGTGTAAGGCAGCAGGGGCTCCCCCAAGGTTGACTGGTGGCGCCCTCTAGTGTGACATGGCCCCTTTCCTTGGAAGGAGGCTACTGGAGGTTGCCTGTCACTCTGCCTGATTGgagagttggaggcagcagtgtttCTCAATACAAGTTTCTGGAAGCCCCAGAAACTGGGGAGAGGGCTCTTCGTGTTCtggtcctgcttgccagtttcccagcagaggcatctggttggccactgttgccACAAGAtgttggcctagatgggccattttggcctgatccagcagccgggCTCCTTATGGAACCCCCAGCTCCAGTCTATCTAGATTTCTAGGTTCTGAGGGGTattaggccactgtgagaaaatgaTACAGGGCTAGGTCAGTCATTAGCCCAATCCAGCAGACAGTCTCCTCTTAAGctcttctgtatacagtggtatctcgggttaagtacttaattcgttccggaggtccgttctcaacctgaaactgttcttaacctgaagcaccactttagctaatggggcctcccactgccgctgcgccgccggagcacaatttctgttctcatcctgaagcaaagttcttaacctgaagcactatttctgggttagcggagtctgtaacctgaagcgtatgtaacccgaggtaccactgagtgTAGGTGGCAATACAGTTTAACTCCAACAGAAGTCCCAAATTCACTGATCCCTGCCAGATTTCTAGGGAAATCACCAGGGccatcattttgttgttgttcttcttaaCACAGAGCAACACAGCCCTCTGTGTTTCTCGCCCCCAGCTTAGCCAAGctgaggggctgtagctcagaaaatgcagaaggtgccaggttcaatcaccactggcatctccaggaaaagACCTGTGACTGACTatctggagaactgctgctgccagtcagtgcagacagtactgagctagatggaccaatggcccaaCTTGCCATAAGGCAATCAGCTATATTTTTTCTGCCCCAGAACAACAAGCAGGGTGCATGCTTTGTTCTCTCCCCCACAAAGCCTGGCTTGCCCCCTCTCTCTTGGGCTcatgaagattcctgcattgcagggggttggactagatgaccctttggtcccttccagctctatgattctatgatcactcCACAGTGACTCAAGATCAGTTCTGATGTGCGGTGACTTACAAGACAGAACCCCATGCATCAGGCCCCTCGAGTCAAAGGTCCAATATTGACCTCCCTGATCTGTGTGGTTAAGGATAGACAACAGAACTTCCTTTCTGCCTTAGGACTTGAAGCTTCTGCCACATGCAAACTGCTAAGAGCTAACTTTTGGGGGTCGCTGCCCCCTTGATTACATAAACTTGTTCCCAGTGCCCCCTGCCTCAATCCTATGAAAAGCATTGTTCAGAAGAGTGGTTTGCATGACCCAGTAAGGAAGATAATAATGCAAAAGAAGTCAAAACCATGGCAATTAATTGCCCCTTGAttcaaaatccattaaaaattatgtagtttaattaattcaacaaaactgaagaATTTAGGGCCAACAGGATAGCAGAGTTGAAGGGGACCCCCTggcatcatctagtctaacccgctGCAAAGAAGGaagctcaactaaagcatccatgacagatggcaatccaagcttggcttggaaacctccaaggaaagagagtccatgaTCTTTGactccaccgtcaaacagctcttactgtccaaaagttcttccaaatgtttagtcagaatctcttcctccccccgccccccagtttgggtcctcccctccagagcagcaggaaagaagcaggctccatcttccatttgacagccctttggatatttcaagatggctataatgtcacctctcagtctcctcctgttcccctcccagagctacaatgctCAGAGTAGTCCAACCATAATTCCCTCATTCACAGGGAATGCTGGGAACAGCAGCTCTGCGCAGGGAGGAGGGGACCCCAAACACCCTCAGCACTTGGAGCAAAACACAGTTCCCAGTGGGACCATCTTTTCAAAGTCTTGTGGTCATTGCCACCCACTTCTTGCCTCTCAGCCACCCCCCCTCCTGGAATTCCTCCCGCAGGAAGCACTACACCTGCTTTGGGAACCACAGGCTTAAGAGGTTCCCAGAGCCTCTGAAAGGTCAAAAGGGGTATGTAAattttgcttaataataataataataataataattaatttgtaccctgtccatctggctgggttcccccagccactctggacggtttccaacaaagattaaaaatacattaaaatgtcacacattaaaaacttccctgatgtcttcagatgtcttctaaatgtcaggtagttgcttatctctttgacatctggtgggagggcgttccacagggtgagcaccactaccgagaaggccctctgcctggttccctgtagctttgcttcttgcagtgagggaaccgccagaaggccctcggcgctggaccttagcgtccgggcagaacgatgggggtatactccttcaggtatactgggccaaggccgtttagggctttaaaggtcagcaccaacactttgaattgtgctcggaaatgtactggaagccaatttaagtctttcaagaccggtgttatgtcgTCTTGGCGGCTGCGAATGGAAGAGGTGAGTTTTTATGAATGGGTACAGGAATGGGAAAGTGGGACTATCCCCTTGATCTAGTTAACCCAAGAATTCCTGTGCAGGTATGCCGGAGGAGGCCCATAACGCCGAGGTCACTAAGGATTCGCTAACCATTACAGGTTCGTGGACTTCGTTTGCCGTCAAAAGTTTCGTGGGGATGACATTCATTGCCTTGACTTCCGCAGCAGGGTGGTACGCCTACAACCAAGGGATGATCCCGCCAGAGGTGTTGCAACTCCTGCACTTGCCGCCTGTCTGAGGTGTGTGTTTCCTTCGGCTTTCTCTGTCAAGAGCCTTGTTGGCTTTGAGCAAGAGAACTTCAACTCAGGCCCATCTCAGAATGCCAGCAATTGGGCGTCATCCAAAAGCCGTATGGGGCGAGCAAAAGAGGACAGCTCTTCAGCCAGATTGCACACATAACTTGTGGGATTCACTGTCACAAGATCTGGTAATGCCCAGCGAAGGGCTTCTGGCTTAGTGGTTCAGCTTCAGCTTCCCATGCAGAAAGTCACATGTTcattccccaatggcatctctggGCTAATCTGATTCGGTACAAGGCAGATTCCTATCTTCCTATTTAAATTTGCCCTTTCTCCAGAACCATAAGGACTGGGATCTTACTTTACTCTTAGGGAAGAACCTTAGCTCAGTGATaaggaatctgctttgcatgcagaaatccaGGTTGGGCTGCTCATGCCCCCATCTGGAACCCTGGATCgccactgccagtccgtgtactgacttagatggaccagtggtctcacTCAATATGAGGCAACTTCTTAGGTTTCAGTAGCTTAGATGGATTGAAAACAACAACTGATTTTACATACTTATTGGTATTGTCAATGAGTATTAGCCAGGACAGTTGAaaatggagcctccatgttcagGAGAAGTTTGACACTAATAAAGCAGATACCTATCACCGTTGGTAAATGTGGATGTCAGGAGCTAATCAAGACAGACCTTAGAGCCATGACATGGCGTTTCCCTTTAGGTTCCCAGCAAGaccaaatgcaaaataaaaagaacacaTTATATTGTTTTTGTGgcatggctgcaatcctgtacatggtTTCCTGGGTAACCTCCAGTGAACTCAGGGGTGTTTCTTCTATGACTGCACAGGGTCCAACATGCAGAACACTTAAGCTCCAGCCAGCTAAAATCCAAGCTTTGGTTTTCAATTAGAAATGTAAATAAGTGTTACTTTTTAAACTGCTGGTGTAAAGCAGGGccccatcaaagaaaaggaaaaggcgaAGCCAGCCTCTGCTTATTTTCCTAATCCTCTGACTTTATACCAACTGGCCCCCAACCAGTAACACTTGAAAGGTTCCTTATCCCCTCATTCACTGCTGTGGTGGGGGCCGAAAATTAGTTGG
This genomic window from Podarcis raffonei isolate rPodRaf1 chromosome 15, rPodRaf1.pri, whole genome shotgun sequence contains:
- the LOC128402606 gene encoding uncharacterized protein C2orf72 homolog isoform X1, which produces MTKEGKGSEQLPEAICIAGPGSKVAKDLQVLVKKVAGQPEVLLIGETLEGKDIHGMMDTFVKDLFTTNCFPIHPGDSLKEPLAATTCNIGGTPCQLIFFLCRASCLQGKQKELRRVIKEVKKFVEKSPCALVGVVMDPKTSEAEAARDQLLRMLRGAFPKGSAQKQSKAGKAAEEVKNGPMELEDVEVEAEIYTPGHPRGNLAIVKAACRASEALIKSKGMPEEAHNAEVTKDSLTITDSEFFGVSAVLQNKINSMAPLCVCVMYFTILHWENHLLSVSSAPFKKSQMGLLPCVLPACSYGIGNYFALAFKITRAKLNCILTLGPLHMLRSTGFFSVHTFFVINLGQENKL
- the LOC128402610 gene encoding uncharacterized protein LOC128402610, which translates into the protein MERKEQRGGGRRTDAHQDPCEGEPGGAVVQRTQVVLLAGEPWGAESGQQVLSSFAHHVLPTTGGGSQEAPGAEPTAKAQQQQQQLGTQSPPCTSSVAPSGQLTFFLCRAASLRERAARLREVLQGVRDQSRGAPAALVGVIVQPRPEEEYEALIRLEELLREVFEVEGACSMEIHTAVFAPGRPDGALELRRVKGRVATKRTLSETWTDKSRFIQLLGAALSFGTMAYGGYYFYHHPPM
- the LOC128402606 gene encoding uncharacterized protein C2orf72 homolog isoform X3 → MTKEGKGSEQLPEAICIAGPGSKVAKDLQVLVKKVAGQPEVLLIGETLEGKDIHGMMDTFVKDLFTTNCFPIHPGDSLKEPLAATTCNIGGTPCQLIFFLCRASCLQGKQKELRRVIKEVKKFVEKSPCALVGVVMDPKTSEAEAARDQLLRMLRGAFPKGSAQKQSKAGKAAEEVKNGPMELEDVEVEAEIYTPGHPRGNLAIVKAACRASEALIKSKGSWTSFAVKSFVGMTFIALTSAAGWYAYNQGMIPPEVLQLLHLPPV
- the LOC128402606 gene encoding uncharacterized protein C2orf72 homolog isoform X2; the encoded protein is MTKEGKGSEQLPEAICIAGPGSKVAKDLQVLVKKVAGQPEVLLIGETLEGKDIHGMMDTFVKDLFTTNCFPIHPGDSLKEPLAATTCNIGGTPCQLIFFLCRASCLQGKQKELRRVIKEVKKFVEKSPCALVGVVMDPKTSEAEAARDQLLRMLRGAFPKGSAQKQSKAGKAAEEVKNGPMELEDVEVEAEIYTPGHPRGNLAIVKAACRASEALIKSKGMPEEAHNAEVTKDSLTITGSWTSFAVKSFVGMTFIALTSAAGWYAYNQGMIPPEVLQLLHLPPV